The following are encoded together in the Streptomyces sp. NBC_01465 genome:
- a CDS encoding Na+/H+ antiporter yields the protein MRGVGTVLFLVVLATMVATGARRWRIPAPSLLVVAGLVVALLPGSPAIEVTPEIIGLVVLPPLLYASAEDVSWRELRAVWKPVSVLAVGLVLASAAVVGYVASVITPLSWQMALVLGAVLASTDPVAVTALGRRLALPPKVQAMVQAESLFNDATSLVLFKVAVGVAVAASAVSWPGAGAEFALLAGGGTLIGAAVAGVVVLIRRRTEDPVLETVVALVTPYAAYVLAEAAHTSGVTSVVVAGVVLGGRSDRLTSARIRLQLHAVYGTVVFLLESVVFSLIGLSLPGLIDELGDGDRLWPLYALALAGTLIAVRMLWIFPLSALLQWKGGQRRTNWRVPVVLSWAGTRGVMPLAAALSIPVTTAGGAVLPGRPLVLVLTTSVVVVTLVVQGFSLAAVVRRSGIALEPDRTEREEARARLGLAEAGLRRLDEMSELEAVPEVVADRLRRALQARQEHALERLDDTTDSATESAEHVYRQLRRDLIVEETAELQRLYDGHRISDSTRRRLQRSLDLEEARLSGS from the coding sequence ATGCGCGGCGTCGGTACGGTTCTGTTTCTGGTGGTGCTCGCCACGATGGTGGCCACGGGCGCCCGCCGCTGGCGCATCCCCGCGCCCTCGCTCCTGGTGGTCGCGGGTCTGGTGGTGGCCCTGCTGCCTGGTTCGCCCGCGATAGAGGTCACTCCGGAGATCATCGGGCTCGTGGTGCTCCCGCCGCTGCTGTACGCCAGCGCCGAGGACGTCTCCTGGCGCGAACTGCGCGCCGTGTGGAAGCCGGTGAGCGTCCTGGCCGTCGGCCTGGTCCTCGCTTCCGCGGCGGTGGTGGGTTACGTCGCGTCCGTCATCACCCCGCTCTCCTGGCAGATGGCGCTCGTGCTCGGCGCGGTGCTGGCCAGCACCGACCCGGTGGCGGTCACCGCGCTGGGCCGCAGGCTGGCGCTGCCGCCCAAGGTGCAGGCCATGGTGCAGGCCGAGAGCCTGTTCAACGACGCCACCTCGCTGGTCCTCTTCAAGGTCGCGGTGGGCGTCGCCGTCGCCGCCTCGGCCGTCTCCTGGCCGGGCGCGGGGGCCGAGTTCGCGCTGCTCGCCGGGGGCGGCACGCTGATCGGGGCGGCGGTCGCGGGGGTGGTCGTACTGATCCGGCGGCGTACGGAGGACCCGGTCCTGGAGACGGTCGTCGCCCTCGTCACTCCGTACGCCGCCTACGTACTCGCCGAGGCTGCGCACACCTCCGGCGTGACCTCGGTGGTGGTGGCCGGGGTGGTGCTCGGCGGCCGCTCGGACCGGCTGACGAGCGCCCGCATCCGGCTCCAGCTGCACGCGGTGTACGGAACGGTGGTCTTCCTCCTGGAGAGCGTCGTCTTCTCCCTGATCGGGCTCTCCCTGCCCGGACTGATCGACGAACTGGGCGACGGGGACCGCCTCTGGCCGCTGTACGCCCTCGCCCTGGCCGGGACCCTGATCGCGGTCCGGATGCTGTGGATCTTCCCGCTCTCCGCGCTGCTGCAGTGGAAGGGCGGTCAGCGCCGGACCAACTGGCGGGTCCCTGTGGTCCTTTCCTGGGCCGGCACCCGGGGCGTGATGCCGCTGGCGGCCGCGCTGTCGATTCCGGTGACGACCGCGGGCGGCGCCGTCCTCCCCGGGCGCCCGCTGGTCCTCGTCCTCACCACCTCCGTGGTCGTGGTGACGCTGGTCGTCCAGGGTTTCTCCCTCGCCGCTGTCGTACGCCGCTCCGGCATAGCCCTGGAGCCGGACCGCACCGAGCGCGAGGAGGCACGGGCTCGGCTGGGCCTGGCCGAGGCGGGGCTGCGCCGCCTGGACGAGATGTCGGAGCTGGAGGCCGTCCCCGAGGTGGTCGCCGACCGGCTGCGCAGGGCGCTTCAGGCCCGCCAGGAGCACGCGTTGGAGCGCCTAGACGACACCACCGACAGCGCCACCGAGTCCGCCGAGCACGTCTACCGGCAGCTGCGCCGCGACCTGATCGTCGAGGAGACCGCCGAACTCCAGCGGCTCTACGACGGCCACCGCATCAGCGACTCCACCCGCCGCCGCCTCCAGCGTTCGCTGGACCTGGAGGAGGCGCGCCTCTCCGGCAGTTGA
- a CDS encoding ATP-binding protein, which produces MLDEARRRAERGTDVVVAYVECHKRRHTLDRLDGFEILPRTRRAYRGGQFEEMDLDAVLARRPQVALVDELAHSNVPGGRNVKRWQDIEELLAAGIDVVTAVNIQHLESLNDVVEKITRVPQQETVPDDVVRRAHQIELVDMPADALRRRMAHGNIYAPEKVDAALANYFRVGNLTALRELALLWVADSVDEALQKYRTEHGIGGVWETRERVVVALTGGPEGETIIRRAARIADRSARGDLLAVHIARSDGLAAGSSSAALARQRVLVESLGGTYHSVVGDDIPTALLEFARAENATQLVLGTSRRSRLERFLTGRGIGETVVGLSEDIDVHTVTHERAGGGRLLPSRRRTLSTPRLIAGPVSGLVLPVVLTFLLHHTRGSLDLMSEALLFLLAVVGVACVGGVVSAVVASVTASLLLNYWFIPPAGHFTANLNSVLATVVFAVVAGTVAAVVDRSLRLSRRSARATAEAETLSSLAGSIVRGDEAVPALLARTRETFAMESVELVPCSAVTGASERDDPVVRVPVGQDTFLLLRGRTLPAAERRVLTAFAAHLTVAVERARLAEAAAEIEPVRAADRMRTALLAAVSHDLRTPLAAGWAAIASLRSRDVDFSDDDRDELLATADESMARLGRLIDNLLDMSRLQAGALNLSLRAMALEEVLPMALESLPSGAPPVDIQHLDAVPAVLADPPLLERVIANLLSNAARHTPRGASVLLTASTLADRVEVRVVDRGPGLPAADRERAFVPFQRLGDTDNTTGVGLGLALSRGLTEAMEGTLTPEDTPGGGLTMVLSLPVAEVPAPA; this is translated from the coding sequence ATGCTGGACGAGGCCCGGCGCAGGGCGGAGCGCGGCACCGACGTGGTGGTCGCGTACGTCGAGTGCCACAAACGGCGGCACACCCTGGACCGTCTCGACGGCTTCGAGATCCTGCCGCGCACCCGACGCGCCTACCGGGGCGGGCAGTTCGAGGAGATGGACCTCGACGCGGTGCTCGCACGGCGGCCCCAGGTCGCCCTCGTCGACGAGCTCGCCCACAGCAACGTCCCCGGCGGACGCAACGTCAAGCGCTGGCAGGACATCGAGGAACTGCTCGCCGCGGGCATCGACGTCGTCACCGCCGTCAACATCCAGCATCTGGAGTCCCTCAACGACGTCGTCGAGAAGATCACCAGGGTGCCGCAGCAGGAGACCGTCCCCGACGACGTCGTCCGCCGCGCGCACCAGATCGAGCTGGTCGACATGCCCGCCGACGCGCTGCGCCGCCGTATGGCACACGGCAACATCTACGCACCCGAGAAGGTCGACGCCGCCCTCGCCAACTACTTCCGGGTCGGGAATCTGACCGCACTGCGGGAACTGGCCCTGCTCTGGGTCGCCGACAGCGTGGACGAGGCGCTGCAGAAGTACCGCACCGAGCACGGCATCGGCGGCGTCTGGGAGACCAGGGAACGCGTCGTGGTCGCCCTGACCGGAGGACCCGAGGGCGAGACGATCATCCGCAGGGCGGCCAGGATCGCCGACCGGTCCGCGCGCGGCGACCTGCTCGCCGTGCACATCGCGCGCAGCGACGGACTCGCCGCCGGATCCTCGTCGGCCGCGCTCGCCCGCCAGCGGGTCCTCGTCGAGAGTCTCGGCGGTACCTACCACTCGGTCGTCGGCGACGACATCCCCACCGCGCTCCTGGAGTTCGCCCGCGCCGAGAACGCCACCCAGCTCGTCCTCGGCACCAGCCGGCGCAGCAGACTGGAACGGTTCCTGACCGGGCGCGGGATAGGAGAGACGGTCGTCGGGCTCTCCGAGGACATCGACGTCCACACCGTCACCCATGAACGGGCGGGCGGGGGACGGCTGTTGCCGTCGCGGCGCCGCACCCTGTCGACGCCCCGGCTCATCGCGGGCCCCGTCTCGGGGCTCGTGCTTCCTGTCGTCCTCACCTTCCTCCTCCACCACACACGGGGCAGCCTCGACCTCATGAGCGAGGCGCTGCTGTTCCTGCTCGCGGTCGTCGGCGTGGCCTGCGTCGGAGGAGTGGTGTCGGCCGTGGTCGCCTCGGTCACCGCATCGCTGCTCCTGAACTACTGGTTCATCCCGCCCGCAGGACACTTCACCGCCAACCTCAACAGTGTTCTGGCGACCGTGGTGTTCGCCGTCGTCGCGGGCACGGTGGCGGCCGTCGTCGACCGTTCGCTGCGACTCTCGCGCCGCTCGGCCCGCGCGACCGCCGAAGCAGAGACGCTCTCCTCGCTCGCGGGCTCCATCGTGCGCGGCGACGAGGCGGTGCCGGCCCTTCTCGCCCGTACGCGCGAGACCTTCGCCATGGAATCGGTCGAGCTCGTGCCCTGCTCGGCGGTGACCGGGGCCTCCGAGCGGGACGACCCGGTGGTACGCGTCCCCGTCGGCCAGGACACCTTCCTGCTGCTGCGCGGCCGTACGCTGCCCGCCGCCGAACGCCGCGTCCTCACCGCGTTCGCCGCCCACCTCACCGTCGCCGTCGAACGTGCGCGGCTCGCGGAGGCGGCCGCCGAGATAGAACCCGTCAGGGCCGCGGACCGGATGCGCACGGCGCTGCTCGCCGCCGTCAGCCACGACCTGCGCACGCCCCTCGCGGCGGGCTGGGCCGCGATCGCCTCGCTGCGCAGCCGCGACGTGGACTTCAGCGACGACGACCGCGACGAACTCCTCGCCACCGCCGACGAGTCGATGGCCCGCCTCGGCCGGCTGATCGACAACCTCCTCGACATGAGCCGCCTCCAGGCCGGGGCCCTCAACCTCAGCCTGCGCGCCATGGCCCTGGAGGAAGTGCTCCCGATGGCCCTCGAGTCGCTGCCCTCCGGCGCGCCCCCGGTCGACATCCAGCACCTCGACGCCGTCCCCGCCGTCCTGGCCGACCCGCCGCTCCTGGAGCGGGTGATCGCCAACCTCCTGAGCAACGCCGCCCGCCACACCCCGCGCGGCGCGTCCGTACTGCTCACGGCCAGCACGCTCGCCGACCGGGTCGAGGTACGGGTCGTCGACCGCGGCCCCGGCCTGCCCGCCGCCGACCGCGAGCGGGCCTTCGTACCGTTCCAGCGGCTCGGCGACACCGACAACACGACGGGCGTAGGGCTCGGCCTGGCGCTGTCCCGCGGCCTCACCGAGGCGATGGAGGGCACGCTCACCCCCGAGGACACCCCGGGAGGCGGGCTGACCATGGTGCTGTCCCTGCCGGTGGCCGAGGTACCGGCGCCCGCGTAA
- a CDS encoding NAD-binding protein: protein MTSTLPLPGRTDVRSQHMVICGNDGLAQRLAVELDAVCGETVTVVLPSRRDEHGGRIDALHRDPNSPVQLLVSAQPDEQTLRAAGVERAAALALTYGDDQTNVTAALLARSLNPGIRLVIRMYNRERGRHLEQLLDRAVLARSPHTETGIVDVSTTVLSDADTAVPELVAAAALGEGPTLQVDGKVFRGVVRPAGTPPHASDLATLAVLSGTHRDDPRSQDSAETPGADGTLLLPDTRTSYHRQFTHGRLMLEEVTPDHHPDLPADPRGARDWLRGRLSHLPWNVFVSREVSSVFGLLAAVVVLLALATWLLVDAMPLWKAVYLPMLDIFTMGDPAIGEPPARRVLQLIAGFVGLAVLPLVVAATMNATEAFRTASASHPPTENLADHIVLVGLGKIGTRVLARLRTTRHQLVVIERDPHARGVALAREQGVPLLVDDATAPGVLDLARIAGARSLLILTSDDSANLDIVMAARETNPDIRVVLRLYDDDFAATVSHTMRASYPHALTRSRSVSALAAPSFAAAMMGRHVLGVMPVERGALLFTVVDVGGHPELEGFSVHEAFQQNEWRVLAVGSAHGPAPYVTASDTLGGGLGRRTDFDWRPPHGRVLRAGDRVVLATTRRGLDILMTGVQQHPPRS, encoded by the coding sequence ATGACGTCGACGCTCCCTCTGCCCGGACGCACCGACGTCCGCTCCCAGCACATGGTGATCTGCGGCAACGACGGTCTGGCCCAACGCCTCGCGGTCGAACTCGACGCCGTGTGCGGCGAGACGGTCACCGTCGTCCTGCCGTCCCGACGCGACGAACACGGCGGCCGGATCGACGCCCTGCACCGCGACCCGAACTCGCCCGTACAGCTCCTCGTCTCCGCGCAGCCGGACGAACAGACCTTACGGGCGGCGGGAGTTGAGCGCGCCGCCGCGCTGGCCCTCACCTACGGCGACGACCAGACCAATGTGACGGCGGCCCTTCTTGCCCGCAGCCTCAACCCCGGGATCCGCCTCGTCATCCGTATGTACAACCGCGAACGCGGCCGCCACCTGGAGCAGTTGCTCGACCGTGCGGTCCTGGCCCGCTCCCCGCACACGGAGACCGGCATCGTCGACGTCTCGACGACCGTCCTGTCCGACGCCGACACCGCCGTCCCCGAACTGGTCGCGGCGGCCGCACTGGGGGAGGGGCCCACGCTCCAGGTCGACGGCAAGGTGTTCCGGGGCGTGGTGCGGCCCGCAGGGACCCCGCCGCACGCCTCCGACCTCGCCACCCTCGCCGTCCTCTCGGGGACGCACCGCGACGACCCCCGCAGCCAGGACAGCGCCGAGACCCCGGGCGCCGACGGCACCCTCCTCCTCCCCGACACCCGCACCTCCTACCACCGGCAGTTCACCCACGGCCGGCTGATGCTGGAGGAGGTCACCCCCGACCACCACCCGGACCTCCCGGCGGACCCGCGCGGCGCACGCGACTGGCTCCGCGGCCGGCTGAGCCACCTCCCCTGGAACGTCTTCGTCTCCCGCGAGGTGAGCTCCGTCTTCGGGCTGCTCGCCGCGGTCGTGGTGCTGCTCGCCCTCGCCACCTGGCTGCTGGTGGACGCGATGCCGCTGTGGAAAGCGGTGTACCTGCCGATGCTGGACATCTTCACGATGGGCGACCCGGCCATCGGCGAACCGCCCGCCAGGCGGGTCCTCCAGCTCATCGCGGGCTTCGTCGGCCTCGCTGTCCTGCCGCTCGTCGTCGCCGCCACGATGAACGCGACCGAGGCGTTCCGTACGGCATCCGCGAGCCATCCGCCCACCGAGAACCTGGCCGACCACATCGTCCTCGTCGGCCTCGGCAAGATCGGCACACGGGTCCTGGCCCGGCTGCGTACCACCCGCCACCAACTCGTCGTCATCGAGCGCGACCCGCACGCCCGCGGTGTCGCCCTCGCCCGCGAGCAGGGGGTGCCGCTGCTCGTGGACGATGCCACCGCCCCGGGCGTCCTGGACCTGGCCCGGATCGCCGGGGCCCGCTCCCTGCTCATCCTGACCAGCGACGACAGCGCCAACCTCGACATCGTGATGGCGGCCCGCGAGACGAACCCCGACATCCGGGTCGTCCTGCGGCTGTACGACGACGACTTCGCGGCCACCGTCTCCCACACGATGCGCGCCTCCTACCCGCACGCCCTCACCCGCAGCCGCAGCGTCTCCGCGCTCGCCGCACCCTCGTTCGCGGCGGCCATGATGGGCCGGCACGTCCTGGGCGTCATGCCGGTGGAGCGCGGTGCGCTGCTGTTCACCGTGGTGGACGTGGGCGGCCATCCGGAGCTGGAGGGGTTCTCCGTCCACGAGGCGTTCCAGCAGAACGAGTGGCGGGTCCTCGCGGTCGGATCCGCGCACGGCCCGGCCCCGTACGTCACCGCGTCGGACACGCTCGGCGGCGGGCTCGGGAGGCGTACGGACTTCGACTGGCGGCCTCCGCACGGCCGGGTGCTGCGGGCCGGGGACCGGGTCGTGCTGGCGACGACCCGGCGCGGGCTCGACATCCTGATGACCGGGGTGCAGCAGCACCCGCCGAGGAGCTAG
- a CDS encoding GNAT family N-acetyltransferase yields the protein MIELPLRQLSSRMRWFPSGSAGPTALAEHVLATGTGRLWADRAERPRALAVTSAGHVLLRGDASTLEPAALAPLSGHYALAPARFLPALGSAFDRIVPWERMVYVRREQPALPRPLRGTTVRRIVPSDTPALAALDAESAWIYDSWGSPAALAASGHAWGAFHRDRLLAVACTYFLGTLYEDIAVVTAAEHRREQLALTCVVALCADVESRGRTASWTCSSHNRPSRLLAWTAGFRLEREYVHYATGTPADRRVAA from the coding sequence ATGATCGAACTTCCGCTGCGCCAACTCTCTTCCCGTATGCGCTGGTTCCCCTCCGGGTCCGCAGGGCCGACCGCACTCGCCGAGCACGTCTTGGCCACCGGCACAGGCCGCCTCTGGGCGGACAGAGCCGAACGGCCGCGCGCCCTCGCCGTCACCTCCGCCGGCCATGTGCTGCTGCGCGGCGACGCGAGCACCCTCGAACCGGCCGCCCTGGCACCCCTGTCCGGCCACTACGCACTGGCCCCGGCCCGCTTCCTGCCCGCCCTCGGCTCCGCCTTCGACCGGATCGTGCCCTGGGAGCGAATGGTGTACGTACGCCGCGAGCAGCCGGCCCTGCCGCGCCCGCTCCGGGGCACCACCGTGCGCCGAATCGTGCCGTCCGACACCCCGGCTCTCGCAGCGCTCGACGCCGAGTCGGCCTGGATATACGACAGTTGGGGCAGCCCCGCCGCCCTCGCCGCATCGGGCCACGCCTGGGGCGCCTTCCACCGCGACCGGCTGCTCGCCGTCGCCTGCACCTACTTCCTCGGCACCCTGTACGAGGACATCGCCGTCGTCACCGCCGCCGAGCACCGCCGCGAGCAGCTCGCCCTCACCTGTGTCGTCGCGCTCTGCGCCGATGTCGAGTCCCGCGGCCGAACCGCGAGCTGGACCTGCTCCAGCCACAACCGCCCCAGCCGTCTGCTGGCGTGGACCGCCGGTTTCCGCCTGGAGCGCGAGTACGTCCACTACGCGACCGGCACCCCCGCCGACCGCCGCGTCGCCGCCTAG
- a CDS encoding SDR family NAD(P)-dependent oxidoreductase: MSSATLSGRTALVTGATSGIGYETARLLAEHGATVLVHGRTAEEARTATDSLIATAGIDSAQLCAYAADFTRLEEVEQLAHRVSESHPHLDVLVNNAGTAAPERHTVTADGNEVAFQVNFLAHYLLTCLLEQALTTDPGGRVVNVSSSLHRTASISWSDPNRARSYSRLAAYAQAQMALTIFAADPRVTAVSVHPGICETALLPLYAHQGTSAAEGAAHVVRLCDPATEIVNGAYYDRDERVEPAAAATESRSIKRLNKLADLLVGHTS; the protein is encoded by the coding sequence ATGTCTTCAGCAACCCTGTCCGGCCGCACCGCGCTGGTGACCGGAGCGACCTCCGGTATCGGCTACGAGACCGCCCGGCTGCTGGCCGAGCACGGTGCCACCGTGCTCGTGCACGGCCGCACCGCCGAGGAAGCACGCACCGCGACCGACAGTCTGATCGCCACGGCCGGCATCGACTCCGCCCAACTCTGCGCGTACGCAGCCGACTTCACCCGTCTCGAAGAGGTGGAGCAGCTCGCCCACCGGGTCTCCGAGTCGCACCCGCACCTCGACGTCCTGGTCAACAACGCGGGGACGGCGGCTCCCGAGCGGCACACCGTCACGGCCGACGGCAACGAGGTCGCCTTCCAGGTGAACTTCCTCGCCCACTACCTGCTGACGTGCCTGCTGGAACAGGCGCTCACAACCGACCCGGGCGGCCGCGTCGTCAACGTCTCCTCGTCCCTGCACCGCACCGCCTCCATCTCCTGGAGCGACCCGAACCGCGCCCGCAGCTACTCACGCCTGGCCGCCTACGCCCAGGCCCAGATGGCGCTCACGATCTTCGCGGCGGACCCGCGGGTGACCGCCGTCTCCGTCCACCCGGGCATCTGCGAGACGGCCCTGCTCCCCCTGTACGCACACCAGGGCACCAGCGCCGCCGAGGGCGCGGCCCATGTCGTACGGCTCTGCGACCCGGCCACCGAGATCGTCAACGGCGCCTACTACGACCGCGACGAACGCGTCGAGCCCGCTGCCGCCGCCACCGAGTCCCGCAGCATCAAGCGCCTCAACAAGCTGGCCGACCTGCTCGTCGGCCACACCTCTTGA
- the kdpF gene encoding K(+)-transporting ATPase subunit F — protein MTAENIVGLVVAVALLGYLVIALVFPERF, from the coding sequence GTGACTGCCGAGAACATCGTCGGCCTCGTCGTGGCCGTCGCCCTGCTGGGTTACCTCGTCATAGCCCTTGTCTTTCCGGAGAGGTTCTGA
- the kdpA gene encoding potassium-transporting ATPase subunit KdpA gives MSPVLAGVLQFLALFVALALAYRPLGDYMAGVYSSKKHLRVEKWIYKAIGANPSTEMRWPAYLRGVLAFSLVSVLFLYLLQRIQGSLPGSLGFSSIDPDQAFNTAASFVSNTNWQSYYGEQAMGHVVQTGGLAVQNFLSASVGIAVAVALVRGFARSRTGELGNFWADLVRGTVRILIPIAAIAAVVLVACGAIQNFSGIHSVGQFMGGSQQWNGGAVASQEAIKELGTNGGGYFNANSAHPFENPNGFSNLFEIFLILVIPFALTRTFGRMVGSIKQGYAILATMVTIWVGFTALMMWTEFHHGGPAFDIAGGAMEGKETRFGIPGSSIFSVATTLTSTGAVNSFHSSFTGFGGGITMLGMQLGEIAPGGTGSGLYGMLIMAIIAVFIAGLMVGRTPEYLGKKIGTRQIKFAACYILITPALVLCFTAAAMALPTPGHSMTNSGAHGFSEILYAYTSGANNNGSAFAGLNADTQWFNTTIGLAMLLGRFVPMIFVLALAGSLAEQKPVPATAGTLRTEKPLFTGLLVGTILIVTGLTYFPALALGPLAEGLAS, from the coding sequence ATGAGCCCCGTCCTCGCTGGTGTGCTGCAGTTCCTCGCGCTCTTCGTCGCGCTGGCTCTGGCATACCGTCCGCTCGGCGACTACATGGCCGGCGTCTACTCCTCGAAGAAGCACCTCCGGGTCGAGAAGTGGATCTACAAGGCCATCGGCGCCAACCCCTCCACCGAGATGCGCTGGCCCGCCTATCTGCGCGGTGTCCTCGCCTTCTCCCTGGTGAGCGTCCTCTTCCTCTACCTGCTGCAGCGCATCCAGGGCTCGCTCCCCGGCTCGCTCGGCTTCTCCTCGATCGACCCGGACCAGGCGTTCAACACCGCCGCGTCGTTCGTCTCCAACACCAACTGGCAGTCGTACTACGGCGAGCAGGCCATGGGCCACGTCGTACAGACCGGCGGTCTTGCCGTACAGAACTTCCTCTCGGCATCCGTCGGCATCGCCGTGGCGGTGGCCCTCGTCCGCGGCTTCGCCCGCTCCCGCACCGGTGAGCTCGGCAACTTCTGGGCCGACCTGGTGCGCGGCACCGTCCGCATCCTCATCCCGATCGCGGCGATCGCCGCCGTCGTGCTGGTCGCGTGCGGCGCCATCCAGAACTTCTCCGGCATCCACTCGGTCGGCCAGTTCATGGGCGGCTCGCAGCAGTGGAACGGCGGCGCGGTCGCATCCCAGGAGGCCATCAAGGAGCTGGGCACCAACGGCGGCGGCTACTTCAACGCCAACTCGGCCCACCCCTTCGAGAACCCCAACGGCTTCTCGAACCTCTTCGAGATCTTCCTGATCCTCGTGATCCCCTTCGCGCTGACCCGCACCTTCGGCCGCATGGTCGGCTCGATCAAGCAGGGTTACGCGATCCTCGCCACGATGGTGACGATCTGGGTCGGCTTCACCGCGCTGATGATGTGGACCGAGTTCCACCACGGCGGCCCGGCCTTCGACATCGCCGGCGGCGCCATGGAGGGCAAGGAGACCCGGTTCGGCATCCCCGGATCGTCGATCTTCTCGGTCGCGACCACCCTCACCTCGACCGGTGCGGTCAACTCCTTCCACTCCTCTTTCACCGGCTTCGGCGGCGGCATCACGATGCTCGGCATGCAGCTCGGCGAGATCGCACCCGGTGGTACCGGGTCCGGCCTCTACGGAATGCTGATCATGGCGATCATCGCGGTGTTCATCGCGGGTCTGATGGTCGGCCGTACCCCGGAGTACCTGGGCAAGAAGATCGGCACCCGCCAGATCAAGTTCGCGGCCTGCTACATCCTCATCACCCCGGCGCTGGTGCTCTGCTTCACCGCCGCGGCGATGGCGCTGCCCACCCCCGGCCACTCGATGACCAACTCGGGTGCGCACGGCTTCTCCGAGATCCTGTACGCCTACACCTCGGGCGCCAACAACAACGGTTCGGCCTTCGCAGGGCTCAACGCCGACACCCAGTGGTTCAACACCACGATCGGTCTCGCGATGCTCCTCGGCCGCTTCGTGCCGATGATCTTCGTCCTGGCGCTGGCCGGCTCGCTCGCGGAGCAGAAGCCGGTCCCCGCCACCGCAGGAACGCTCCGTACCGAGAAGCCGCTGTTCACCGGGCTCCTCGTCGGAACCATCCTCATCGTCACCGGTCTCACCTACTTCCCCGCGCTCGCGCTGGGACCGCTCGCTGAAGGGCTGGCGTCATGA